The nucleotide window CCGGTGCGCGGCCACCCGAGATTGAAATCCGGACTAACCGAACTGCCGCGCCATGGACGACGCCAACACCACAGATGGAGCGACTCCCGTGACAACCCGCCGCTTTCTCCTGTCCGTACTCGCGTTCTCGCTCCTCCTGCCCTTGTCGGGGTGCGGGTGCCGCCGGAACTGCAATTCGTCCTCCGGCAGTTTCGCCCCGCCGCCGTGCTGCCCGGACCGCGGCACGTTGCCCGCTGGGTTCGTCCCGAGCGCCGCGCCGTAACCGCAAACCCCTTGAGCAGAACCTGCGAACCCGCGCACGTCGCACAAACGGCAGCGGGCGCAGGGCGGCGAGCCCGCACGACCGTCACGAACGGACCCGTTTCGCCAACCGGGTTGGTTTTCCCCGTCGCGCCAGCACTCTCGAATTCTCCTAAACTCCGGCTGAATTCGTTCCGCCGAAGTTGCTCGACTCCGCCCCCCGCGCATGATTCATGCGTCGGCAGCGGGACGCCGCGATTTGCCGCGTAAAGGAGTCCACCACAATGAAGAAGCGCCTTCTGTGCCTCGGCCTTGTGGCCGCGGTTTCGCAACTGCTGGTGACCGGGTGCTACCCGATCGCCCGGTTCCGGGCCAACCACCCGTGCCTGTCGTGCGGCCCCGGCGTACACCCTCTGCTCCACCCGATCCAGACCCGCCGGGCGATCCTGGGCGAGCCGGGCGGCGTGGTCGTGGGCGGTCCGGTGGTCGGCGGTCCCGTCGTCGGCCCCATCGCGCCGCCGTGCCACGGCTGTGCGGGAGGTGCACCGGGCATCCCGGTCGGGCTCTCGGGAGGCCCGATCGACGTGACCGGCTACCCGCCGATCGTGGTTTCGTCGCAGGGATCGCCCTCGATCGGCTCGCCGCAACCGCTCACCCCCGGTACGACCGTGACGCCGGGTAACCAACTCCCGGCCCCGATGCCGCTGCCGAAGCAGTAACAGCGGATCACGAACGAGCCGCGCGGGTGAGTCCGGTCACCCGCGCGGCTCATTCGCTTTTTCCTCAGCGGAACTGCCACGCAGGTACAGCGGCTCTAGTGCAAACATTTCTTCACGGGTGAGCGGTCGCATGAGTCGGCTCCCCACCGCAAAAATGCTCTCGACGCGCGGCTCGCGGTCGGTCTCGTTAACCCGCGGGTTGGTGGCGGTGAGCTGGGAATCGTACACCGCCAGCCCGGGACCGCTCAGCCAGTCTTCTGGGACAATTACGGCCGCAAAATCTTTGGCAGAAGTGATTTGCAGATCGGTACTCGGAAGCCAGTCGTCGTGCTGCCGCGCGAACCGCTGGGCGTACACTTGCCCCTGAAGCGCGTCCGAAATGACCCACACGTGCTGAGCCCCTGCGGGCGCTTGGTGCGCGACGGCCCAAAACGCCCCGACGGCCCGAAGTTCACATCCAAGGGCGTAAGCCAGCGCTTTGGCGGTCACGAGGCCGACGCGGAGGCCGGTGTAGCTGCCCGGCCCGGTGCTCGCCATCACGCCCGTGAGATCCTGCGGCGCGAGCGATTCGGCTTTTAGAAGAGCGCCGGCGGTCGGCATCATCTCGCGGGCGTGGCGGCGTGAGGAATCGAGTTCGGCGCGGCCCACAATGGCACCGGCGCGGGCCAGTCCGACGCGAGCGACCCGGCCGGAGGTTTCCAGGATCAGCCAGTTCTGAGTCATTCGTGCCTGCCGCGTGTGCCGAGCGGGCGCAACCGACCGCGCCGGCGGGTGCTGTCCGCGGTACGATCACATCCGCAGAATGTAAGAGCATTCTAAGAGCCCGGCACGGAAGGCGGTGCGGAGATGTCGGATACGGCCACCATGCACATCGACGGGGCGTCGCGGGGGAACCCTGGGGCCGCCGCGTACGCGGTGGTGCTCGCGCGCCCGGGGCTTCCGGTCGTCGAGGAGGCGGACACGATCGGCACGGCGTCCAACAACGTCGCGGAGTACACGGCGCTCGTGGAGGGGCTGGGGCTCGCGGCCGAACTCGGGGTGAAACAGCTCCAGGTGTTCAGCGACAGCGAGCTGATGGTGAAGCAGATGGCGGGCGCGTACAAGGTGAAGAACGAGGACCTGCGCACGCTGTACGAGGAGGCGTGCCGGTTGCGGAAGCAGTTCGAGAGCGTCACCATCACGCACGTGCGGCGCGAGCAAAACAAGCGCGCCGACGCGATCGGCAACGAGGCGCTCGACGGGCGCCCGCGGAAGCGGGGGCAAGTCCCGCCTCCGGTCCACACCCCGCGTCCGGAAGATGGGGCCGGAGGGCACCCTTCCCCGGCGTCCGACGCCCCGGTTCGTACCGACGCGGTCCGGTGCCTCACCGACGCCGCGAACCACTGGGCCGCTAAGGGCCTTAAGGGGCTCCCCCCGGAGGCGGTGTGGGAGCAGTTGTGGTCGCTGCTGGAAGAGTCCGGGGTGCTCAAAAAGAAGGCGAAGTGAGATGCCGGACCTGCTCTTGCTCGAAGAGATCGGCGACGCCGAAGCGGCCCTCGTCGGCGGGAAGGGTTTGAGTCTGGGCAAGACCGCCCGCGCCGGATTGCCCGTGCCGGGCGGGTTCGTGGTCACCACACAGGCGTACCGGCGACTGGTCGAGCGCGGGGTGCGGTCCGATCCGGGGTTCGTTCGGGCGGTCCTCGGCGCGCACGACGCGCTCGGCGGTGGGGCCGTCGCGGTGCGGTCGAGCGCGACCGCCGAGGACGCCGCGGACGCCAGCTTCGCGGGCCAGCAGGAGACGGTTCTCGGGGTCCGGGGCGGGGACGCGCTGCTGGACGCGATCGAGCACTGCTGGCGGTCGCTGTTCACGGCGCGGGCCGTGGCGTACCGGAGCCGGCAGAGCGTCGATGACGCCGCGCTCGCGATGGCGGTGGTGGTTCAGAAGCTCGTGCCGGCCGAGGCCGCGGGCGTGCTGTTCACCCGCGACCCGCTCGACCCCGACGGCCGGCGCATGCTCGTCGAGTCCGCCTGGGGGTTGGGGGAGGTCGTCGTTTCCGGGCGCGTGCAGCCCGACCGCTTCACACTCGATCGCGGTACCGGTGCCGTGCTGAGCCGCACGCTCGGCTCGAAGGCCGTTCGTGTGGTCGGGGGGGCCGAGGAGCACGTCCCAGCGGAGCTTCAGCGGCAGTTCAGCCTCACGGACCCGGCGCTCGCCGACCTCGCGGACCTGGGCCGCCGGGTCGAGGCGTTCTACGGCGACGCCCGCGACATCGAGTGGGCCTACGCCGGCGGCCGGTTCGCGCTGCTCCAGGCGCGGCCGATCACGGCCGCGGGCGCCGCGGAGCGCGAGCGGGTGCGGAGGGTGGTGGTCGCCGAGTTGCGGGCGAAGGCGTACCCGAAGGGGACCGTGTGGGTGCGGTACAACCTGAGCGAGGTGCTGCCCGCGCCGACGCCGATGACGTGGGCCGTGGTGCAGCGGCTGCTGAGCGCCGACGGCGGGTTTGGGGCCATGAACCGCGACCTCGGCGCGGAGCCCGACCCGGCCCTCGGGGCGCTGTCGGGGTTCGACCTCGTCGCGGGGCGGCCGATGGCCAACTTGTCGCGGCTGCCGCGGATGCAATTCTCCCGGCCCCCCTTCGAGTATCCGTTAGGCGAATATAAACGGGACCCGCGGAAGGCCCTGAACCCCAAGCCGGTGCTGAAACCGCTGGCCGGGGCGGGGTGCGTGCTCGGCGTGCTCGCGCTTCCCGGAACGATGTTGAGCCTCATGCGGCTGATGAACACGACGAAGCGGCGGTCCGCCGACTTCGCGCAGCGGTTCGAGCAGGAGACGGCGCCCGCGTTCGCCCGGTCTGTGGCGCAGGCGCTCACTCAACGGTGGTCCGGGTGCGAGCCGGACGCGCTTCTGCTGGAATTTCATGCGTGGATCAACCGGACGCTGGTGGACTTCGCCCGCGAGAGCCTCAAGGCGACCGTGTTCGCCGACCTGGCCTGGTCCGAGGCGTTCGAGTTCCTGAAGCCCAAGCTGGGAGAGGAACGCGCCCGGGCCGCGGTCGGGGAGCTGAGTTTGGGGGCCGCGCCACCGAAAGGGGCCAACCTTGCGGAGGCCGTTCGCGACCTCGCGAGCGGTCACCTGTCGCGGGCCGATTTCCTCGACCAGTTCGGGCACCGCGGCACCAACGAGATGGAACTCGCCCAGCCGAGGTGGTCCGAGGCGCCGCAGGAACTGGACAAGCTGATTCGCGGGGTCGGTTCGCGCTCGCGCCCCGCGGATGAGGTGGCCGTCGGTGCGATCGCCGCAGAAGCGAAGCTCGTCGGCCCCCTCCGCGATCAACTCGCGACGAAGGTTGATCGACTCCGCACGTTCCTGGGGCTGCGCGAGGCGGGTAAGCACTACCTGCTAATGGGGTACGCGGTGATCCGCCGCGCCCTGGTCGAACTGGACCAGCGGTTCGGGTTGCGCGGCGGCATCTTCTTCCTCACCCCGGCCGATCTGCCGGACCTGATCAAAGGTCAAGACCTGTCCGCCAAGATCGCGGCGGCCCGGAAGCGGCGGCAGGCGGAACTGTCGCTGGAGGTGCCCCCGGTGCTGTTCAGCGACGACCTGGACGCGATCGGCCGCCCGCTTCCGGTTCCTGAAGGAGGGAGCAAGTTTGAAGGGGTGGCGCTCTCCGCGGGCGTTGCCGAAGGCCCGGCGCTGGTGCTCACGGAGCCCACCGCGGCGCCGCCCGAGGGCGGGTACGTACTGGTGTGCCCGTCAACGGACCCCGCGTGGGTCCCGCTGTTCGTTCACGCGAGCGCGCTGGTGATGGAAACGGGCGGGGTGTTGTCGCACGGTGCGATTGTGGCGCGCGAGTTCGGTCTACCCGCGGTCGCGGGCTTGCCCGGCGCCACACAGCAAATCAAGACGGGACAGATGGTTCGCGTCGATGGCGCCCGCGGTACGGTAACGGTGCTGGGCGAGACGGCGTGAGCCGAATTCCAAGGTTGGCGCGTAACCCGGAACCCGCATGTTCGCGACAATTCAGTCGCCGATTTCAAACTTGTACCAGGGACCGTCCAGGTGCGTGTATTGCGCGCGAAGCAATTCCTCGACTTCGATCGGTAGCGGTTCCGCTGGCAACCCGTCCGGCGCGTAGATCACACCGACGCGGTCGAAGAGTTTTCCGTCGGTGCTGAAGGCGACCGTTCTTCCGTGGCGCCAAACGTCGGAAATGTCGAACAGCCCCAGGTGCCTCGCTCTCATGTCGTGTGACGGGTTCGGCGCGTCGGCTTGGGCGTATTGCCGGAGGTCCGGTTCGCTTAGCCTGAAGCGAATCAGGAACGGCACGTCGGAAGCTGAAACCGCTACCGCTGCGACCCACACAATCGGAACCGAAAGCCAGATTCCCAGTGTGCGGAACCGCTCTGCCTTCAGCACAATTGCCACGTTGAACAGCCAGAATAACGACGCGCAGCCAACGGTGAAAATCAGGAAAAACATTTCAACAATATCGATTGCGCCGCCGGACGATACCCACAACGGCAACAGGCCCCAGAGCCATAGCGGGGCCATAAGAACGAACGCAATGCGACTGTCCAT belongs to Gemmata obscuriglobus and includes:
- the tsaB gene encoding tRNA (adenosine(37)-N6)-threonylcarbamoyltransferase complex dimerization subunit type 1 TsaB gives rise to the protein MTQNWLILETSGRVARVGLARAGAIVGRAELDSSRRHAREMMPTAGALLKAESLAPQDLTGVMASTGPGSYTGLRVGLVTAKALAYALGCELRAVGAFWAVAHQAPAGAQHVWVISDALQGQVYAQRFARQHDDWLPSTDLQITSAKDFAAVIVPEDWLSGPGLAVYDSQLTATNPRVNETDREPRVESIFAVGSRLMRPLTREEMFALEPLYLRGSSAEEKANEPRG
- a CDS encoding ribonuclease HI family protein, translating into MSDTATMHIDGASRGNPGAAAYAVVLARPGLPVVEEADTIGTASNNVAEYTALVEGLGLAAELGVKQLQVFSDSELMVKQMAGAYKVKNEDLRTLYEEACRLRKQFESVTITHVRREQNKRADAIGNEALDGRPRKRGQVPPPVHTPRPEDGAGGHPSPASDAPVRTDAVRCLTDAANHWAAKGLKGLPPEAVWEQLWSLLEESGVLKKKAK
- a CDS encoding PEP/pyruvate-binding domain-containing protein; this encodes MPDLLLLEEIGDAEAALVGGKGLSLGKTARAGLPVPGGFVVTTQAYRRLVERGVRSDPGFVRAVLGAHDALGGGAVAVRSSATAEDAADASFAGQQETVLGVRGGDALLDAIEHCWRSLFTARAVAYRSRQSVDDAALAMAVVVQKLVPAEAAGVLFTRDPLDPDGRRMLVESAWGLGEVVVSGRVQPDRFTLDRGTGAVLSRTLGSKAVRVVGGAEEHVPAELQRQFSLTDPALADLADLGRRVEAFYGDARDIEWAYAGGRFALLQARPITAAGAAERERVRRVVVAELRAKAYPKGTVWVRYNLSEVLPAPTPMTWAVVQRLLSADGGFGAMNRDLGAEPDPALGALSGFDLVAGRPMANLSRLPRMQFSRPPFEYPLGEYKRDPRKALNPKPVLKPLAGAGCVLGVLALPGTMLSLMRLMNTTKRRSADFAQRFEQETAPAFARSVAQALTQRWSGCEPDALLLEFHAWINRTLVDFARESLKATVFADLAWSEAFEFLKPKLGEERARAAVGELSLGAAPPKGANLAEAVRDLASGHLSRADFLDQFGHRGTNEMELAQPRWSEAPQELDKLIRGVGSRSRPADEVAVGAIAAEAKLVGPLRDQLATKVDRLRTFLGLREAGKHYLLMGYAVIRRALVELDQRFGLRGGIFFLTPADLPDLIKGQDLSAKIAAARKRRQAELSLEVPPVLFSDDLDAIGRPLPVPEGGSKFEGVALSAGVAEGPALVLTEPTAAPPEGGYVLVCPSTDPAWVPLFVHASALVMETGGVLSHGAIVAREFGLPAVAGLPGATQQIKTGQMVRVDGARGTVTVLGETA